The genomic segment CCGTATCGGAAATCGCGGTGCGCTGCGGCTTCAAAACCTCGCACCATATGGCCCGTCTTGTGAAGGAAACGACGGGACGCACCGCCAGTCAAATTCGCCGGGATTCCTGGGGCGGCGGATCGGGCGGCCCGTCGCAAGCTTAATGCCCGGCCATCATGGCCGGATCAGGCTTATCTCCGCCTGCAGCCCCTTCGTCCAGCTGCTTCGGCTTGCGAAGCAGGAGCGTCAGCGCGACGCCGCCGGTCACGATGCACGCGGACAAGAAAAACGTGTCCCCGTAACCTGCGACGACAGCAGAGAGCGGATTCGCGTCCGCACCCGCGCCGGCGGCGTGCGAAGCGATCTGCGACGTCAAATATCCCGTCAGTCCGGCCACCGCGAACGATACGACGACCTGCTGAGCGGCCGTCGTCAGCGGCGTGACGCGGCTTACAAGGCGCCGTGGCGCAGAATTCAGCACATGCGTATTGAGCGGCATCATCGAGAAGCCCATGCCGAGGCCGATGAAGCAAATGCACAGGATGATCTTCCAAAGCGGCGTATCCACCGTGATGCCGGACAATACGAACAGCGAGACGGAAATGACGGTCAATCCGGCAAAAGCGAGCGGACGTGCCCCGATCTTGTCGAACAGCCTGCCGCTGATCGGCATGCCGATGCCTGCGCACAGCGCCTGCGGCATCAGGATCCACCCGGTTTCGAGCGCGGAGTAGCGCATTACGCCCTGAAGATACAGCGGCACGATCAGCATCGCGCCGAACAGCGCAAGCTGCACGATCCACGTCAAGACGATGCTGCGCGTGAAGTCGGTTGACTTGAATACCTTCAACTCCAGCAGCGGCTGCTTTTGCCTCAATTCCACGAAAATAAAGACGATTAGCGCGATGCCGCCGACGCCGAGGCCCGTAATCGTAGAAGCCTGCGTCCAGCTTGTTCCGCCTTCGCTGACGCCGTAAGCCAGCATGGAAAAAGCGATCGGCGCGAGGCACATGCCTACGACGTCCAGATGCGGCGCCGCATGCCGGTCGGAGCGCGGCAAATATTTAGATGCGAGTATCAAGGCGATAATGCCGATCGGCAGGTTGATTATAAAAATATAATGCCAGCTCACCGAATCGACCAGCCAGCCGGACAGTACCGGACCGAAAGCCGGCGCCATCAGCATCGGGATGCCAAGCACGCCCATAATGGAGCCCCGGCGCTCCGGAGGCGCGATCTTGAATACCATGGCCATTCCGATCGGGGCGACCATGCCGCCGCCCAAGCCTTGAATGACGCGAAAAAGGATGAGCTGCTCCGGGGTCTGCGCAATGCCGCACAGCAGCGAACCGGCGGTAAAAAGCGCGATCGTCAGCATAAAAATTTGCTTGGAGCCGAACTTGTCGGTCATCCAGCCCGCCAGCGGAATAACGGCGGACAAAGCAAGCGTATAACCGGTGACCGTCCATTGAATCGTCTTCAGATCGGTATGGAAATAGTCGACGAGCTTCGGAATCGCATTGTTGACGACGGTGCTATCGAGAATAACCATGATCATTCCGACGATAATCGCCATCAGCGGCGGCAGTATAGCCTTAAGCGAGAAGGGGCGCTCGCCGTCCGCGATCGGGTTCTGTTGCGCTGAAGCTGACATAGATCCCTGCTTTCTGCTCAATGAGCGGGGTATTGGTGTTCGTAGACGCTAATATTGCCGCTTGACAAATCAAAGCTCCGATAATACAATTAAAGTGGAAGTAAAACCGAAAGCTTTTATATTTTGACTTGCCTGTAGCGCTAGTGATTGTATCACGGCGTTATTTTTCGTGCAATCGTTTTTTTAAAATATCCATCAGCAATCGCTCGTCACCTGGCCGCTCATGCCTTGTGAAGAGCGATTTTTTATCGTTACGCCGCTAAAATGTCTTCACGTAAACCAGCAGATTTGTTAAAATGAATCAGAAATGAGTAATTACTCACTCGCTGGGAGTGGATCAAAATGAATATGGCCAACCCGTCAGAAAGCGACGAAAAATGTCCTGCGTTGGGGCAAAACGACACAATCGCGCTCGAAGGCGTTTCTCGCAGCTTCGGCGACCGTACGATTTTAAAGGAGGTCTCTCTGCGCATCCGCCGCGGCGAGCTGTTCGGTCTGCTCGGTCCCTCCGGTTCCGGCAAGACGACGCTGATCAAGCTTATTACCGGCATCGACGCTGCGGACGACGGACAGATCAGGGTGCTGGGCTACACGGTCCCCTCCCTGCCGCTGCTCGGCAAGATCGGCTACATGGCGCAGTCCGACGCTTTATACGGCGAGCTTACCGCCAAGGAAAATCTGGCGTTTTTCGGCGCGATGTTCGAGCTTCGCGGCGTTCGTCTGACGGAGCGGATCGGCGAGGTGCTCTCGATCGTCGGGCTCGCGGAGGACGCCGGCAAGCTCGTCTCCCGGTTTTCCGGCGGCATGAAGCGCCGTCTATCCTTGGCCGTGACGCTGCTCCACCAGCCCGAGCTGCTCATTCTAGACGAGCCGACCGTCGGCATCGATCCGACGCTGCGCGTGTCGATCTGGGCGTCGCTGCTCGCCCTGCGCGAGCGCGGCACGACGATTCTGCTCACGACGCATGTCATGGACGAAGCCGAGCGCTGCGACAGGATCGGTCTGATCCGTGACGGATCGCTGACCGCCGTCGGCAGCCCGGCCGACCTCAAGGCGCGTACCGGCGCCGCGACGATCGAAGAAGCCTTTATCCGCCTGGGAGGCGAACGCTCATGAGATCCAGAGCCTTAACCGTACGCATCGTCAGACAATTCATGCGCGACAAGCGGACGCTGGCGCTGCTGTTCGTCGCGCCGCTCTTTATCATGACGCTGGTCTACTGTATCTTCGGCGGCGCCGGCAGCGCGCCCAAGATCGGAACTGCCGGCTTGCCCGATACGGTCGCAGGCGCCTTGGGCGCATCTTCAGCGAGCATTGTTCCCTATGATTCCGAGGCCGACGCCAGGTCCGATCTGGACGATCGCAAGCTGGATGCCGTGCTGACGATAAAGGAAGGTAAGCCGACCCTGCTCCTTGAGGGCAGCGATCCTTCGCGCAGCCGGGCCGTGCTGCTTGCCATATCGGCGATGGAGCGATCGACGGCGTCAGCCGCGATCACTCCCGAGGTCGCCTACCTCCACGGCAAGCCGGGGATGTCCTCCTTTGACGCCTTCGGCCCGGTCATGATCGGCTTTTTCTCCTTTTTCTTCGTTTTTCTGCTTGCGGGCGTCGCTTTTTTACGGGAGCGTACGATCGGCACGATGGAACGGCTCCTGGCGACGCCGATCCGCCGGCACGAGGTCGTGCTCGGATACTTGGGCGGCTTTGGCCTGTTCGCGATATTGCAGTCGGTGCTCGTCGCTTGCTTCGCGATCTACGCGCTCGGCATGATAATGACCGGCTCGATCTGGCTGATCCTGCTCGTCAACCTGCTGCTGACGCTCACGGCGCTCACGCTTGGCACGCTGCTCTCCGCATTCGCGGGCTCCGAATTTCAGATCATTCAATTCGTGCCCGTCGTGATCGTGCCGCAGGCTTTCTTTTCCGGGCTATTTCCGCTGGACGGCATGTCGCCATGGCTGCATAAGCTGACTTACCTCATGCCGCTCTACTACGGCGGAGACGCGCTTAGAGACATCATGATCAGAGGCGAAGGCATCGGCGGTATCGCGATCGATGTCGCCGTGCTGCTGGGCTTCTCCTTGCTCTTCGCGGCGCTGAACGTCGTTGCGCTCAAGAAGCAGCGCGCCATTTAGCGCGACCGCGCTGCGTATGGTACGATAGTCGGGACAGGGCGCCGTCCGGTGCGGCGCTTCACGGCTTCAAGACAAAAAAAGGAGCGACAGCTTGATGATCGCGAATGACGAATCGATGGAGCCCTGGATGAAGGAGCTGCTGCAGGAGGGTTCTTCCGGCGATAGCCAGCCGGTGAAAACGGAGAAGCAGGCCCGCATTTTGGCCGCCGCGATCGAGGTGTTCGCCGCCAAAGGCTACGCCGGGTCCTCCACGAGCGAGATCGCGCAGCGGGCGGGCGTCGCGGAAGGGACGATATTCAGGCATTACCGGACCAAAAAAGATTTGCTGGTGTCCATCGTCACGCCTGCCATGATGCGGATGATGGCGCCGTTCGTCATCCGCGGCTTCGGCGACGTACTGGATGCCGAGCACGACAGCTTCGAGCAGTTCGTCCGCCGCATGATCGACAACCGCATCGAGTTCGTAAGCCGCAACAAGCGCTTGTTTCGCATCGTCGCCCAGGAGCTTCCTTTCCATCCCGAGATGCGCGAGCAGTTCAAGTCGATCATCCTGACGCAGGTGCTGGCGCGCATGACCGTCGTGGTCGAGAACTTCCAGCGGGCGGGCAAGATCGCCTCTATGCCCCCGCATACGGTCGCGCGTCTGACGGCTTCGACGCTGATCGGTTACGTGCTGCCCCGGATGCTCGTAGCCGGCGAGGCCGCTTGGGACGACGAGGCGGAGCGCGAAGCGACCGTTTCCTTTTTAGTCAAGGGCCTGTCTCCGTAGTTTAGGCTTCGGTCGGCACGGGTATCGTTTACTTTGCGGTCCTATCCACATTTTGACGGAAAGAAGGGAATCAGTTTGATCGTTACTTTTCTCGGACATGCCTGCGTGAAGCTCGAGCATAACGGGCGCTCGCTCATCATCGACCCTTATCTCACCGGCAACCCGCTTGCTTCCGCGTCGGAGGCCGACATTCAGGCGGACCACATTCTGCTCACCCACGGGCACGGCGATCACGTCGGCGACACGGTTGCCATCGCGAAGCGCACGGGCGCCCAGGTCGTAGGAACGCCGGAACTGGCGACCTTCCTCGGCTGGCAGGGCGTTAGCAACACCGTCGGCATGAACATCGGAGGCACCTACGATCTCGGTTACGCAAAGGTCAAGATGGTGCAAGCCTTCCACAGCTCCGGCTATACGCTGACGGACGAGCAGCGCATCGTCTACCTCGGGATGCCGACTGGCCTTATCGTCACTTGGGACGGGCTGACCATATTGCATGCCGGCGATACGGGACTGTTCGGCGATATGAAAATGATCGGCGAGCGCCACGACATCGATCTGGCATTTATTCCGATCGGCGACCATTTCACGATGGGCCCGGAGGACGCGCTGACCGCGGCGGAGTGGCTGAAGCCCAAGCAAGTCGTCCCCGTTCACTTCGACACCTTCCCGCCTATCCGCCAGGACGCCGACGCCTACGCGCGAGCGCTTGAACAGAAGGGCATCAAAGGCACCGTGCTGAAGCCTGGAGATCGTCTGGAACTTTAAGCCTGCTTAATAACAAAAATAGACCCGAGCTGCGGCGCGCTTCGCGCCGCAGCTCGGGTCTATTTCTTTTTCGGCGGACAATCGCTCAGGCATAGAACAGGTAGTAGACGGCCACGCCGATGCCGATGCCCCAGATCGCGCCTGCGAACACCTCGATCGGCCGGTGGCCGAGCAGCTCCTTCAGCTCCTTGACCGGGTGCAGCTCGCCATGCAAATCGGGCATTTTGCGCAAAAACCGATTCAGCACGGACGCCTGAAGCCCGGCATGCCGCCTGACGCCTGCCGCGTCGAACATAATGATCATGCCGACAACGGCCGCGACGGCGAAGGCGGGCGAATCGAGTCCGTCCTCGATGCCGAGCGCGGTCGCAAGCCCTGCCATGGCGGCGGAATGCGAGCTGGGCATGCCGCCGGTGCTGAAGGCCATGCCGGTCTGCCATGAGCGCCTTCCGACGAACTGGATCGGCGCCTTGACGGCCTGCGCCGACAGAATGGAGACGATCGCGGCGATGAGCGGAAAATTGGCGAGTAAGGACATAACGGCGGTCTCCCTTCTCTCGAGTGAGCGCTACCGATCCTGCGGAGGCAGCCAATAGAGCTATTATAGCTTATTACACCCTAGAGGGGACAACCGATTCGCCTTCGGTCAGCGGGACCTAGATTTAACCTTTTTTACGAGCGCGGGCAGATGCTTCATCGTGCGGAGCATATCGCCCTTGCACATCGGGCATTTCTGTTCTTCGGTCGCGAATTCCTCTCGCACCCATGCTTTGCAGTCGGGACTCTTGCATTTCCAAATCTTCGTCAAAAACAGCTTGCCGCCTTCATCTTGCGATGTCAATCTCGGGTGCCTTCCTTTCAAAAACCGGTTTAAAGTCAACTGACCTAATATAGGCCGTTCTGCCGCCGGAGTCAAGTTCCTGTCGCCGAAGTTCCGCCCGACAACCCCTGCGCGGCGCCGGCGCCGAATTGGCTCTCGAACATGCGATAGTACGCGCCTCCATGCGCAAGCAGCTCCTCGTGCGTCCCCCGTTCGGCGATGCCGCCGTCCGCGATGACCAGGATCTGGTCGGCACCGCGGATCGTGTTAAGCCTGTGGGCGATGACGAAGCTCGTACGTCCCTTCATGACGGTGAGCAGCGCCTTTTGAATCTGGAGCTCCGTCCGGGTGTCTACGCTGCTGGTCGCTTCGTCCAGGATCAGGATCGAAGGACGGGCCAGCATCACGCGGGCGATCGCCAGCAGCTGTTTCTGTCCCTGGCTCAGGCTGCCGCCGTTTTCGGACAGCTGTGTGTCATAGCGTCCGGGCAGGCGTTTGATAAATGCATCCGCGCCGACGAGTTTGGCCGACTCAATCATCTCCTCGTCGCTCGCGCCGGGATTGCCGTATTTGATATTGTCGCGGATCGTCCCCGAAAACAGGTACGTGTCCTGAAGTACGACCCCGAAGGCGCTCCGAAGACTGCTCCGCGTATAGTCGCGAATATCGCGGCCGCCAATGCGGATCGCGCCTTCGGTAACGTCGTAGAACCTGTTGAGCAGCTGCACGATCGTCGTCTTGCCGGCGCCCGTCGGGCCGACGAGCGCGACGCTGGTGCCGGACTGCGCTTCGAAGCTTACTCCGTTCAGAATCGGGCGCGCCGGATTGTAGCCGAACGATACGTCCTCGAAGACGACGTCCAGCGATCCCGGCGCAAGCTCTGCCGCGTCCGGACGATCCCCGGCCTCCTCCCGCTCGTCGAGCACCTCGAATACGCGTTCTGCGCCGGCAACGCCGGATTGAAGCACGTTGTATACATTCGCAATATCGTTCAGCGGTCTGGCGAACTGCCGCGAGTAGCTTAAAAAGCTGGCGATGACGCCGACCGAAATGTGGCCTTTGACGGCGAGCACGCTGCCGACGACGGCGACCGTCGCGAAACCGATATTGTTGATGACGCTGAGAAGCGGCATCAATAGACCCGACCAGATCTGGGCCCGGATGCCGATCTCGCTCAAGCTGCGATTGACTTCGTCGAACTCGGCGACCGATCGGCTTTCTCTGCCGAACGCCTTGACGAGCGACAGGCCGGTGACGCTCTCTTCGATCTGTCCGTTGAGCCTGCCGAGATAAGCCTGCTGTTCTTTGAACAGCCTGCCCGTTCTTCGGGTAACCACGCGGGCCAGCAAATAAACGAGCGGCGCGGTCACGAGGCCGGCCAGCGTAAGCAGCGGGCTGAGCACGAGCATCATAACGAGCGAGCCGACGATGGCGACCGCGCCCGCCATCAGCTGCACGACCGTCTGCGACAGGCTCGTGCTCACGTTGTCGATGTCGTTGGACAGCCGGCTCATGATCTCGCCGTGCCTGCGCGTGTCGAAGTACGACAGGGGCAGCCCATGCAGCTTGGCGAAAAGTCCGCTCCGAAGCCGGCTCACGGCGCGTTGGGAGACGCCGGCCATAAGCCAGCTCTGGACAAAGGTGAGCGAAGCGTCCATCGCGTACGCTGCTGCCATGAGCGCGAACAGGACATGGAGGGCGCCGAAATCGACGCTTCCAGGGCCGTGCATCGCGTCAATGGCGCGGCCGATCAAGTAGGGGCCAAGGAGCGCCGCACCGGCGCTTGCGAGCGTGAACAGGAAAACGATCGCGAGCAGCCTGCGCTCTGTCCGAAGATACGAGAGCAAGCGGCGTACGGTCTGGCCGAACGCCTTCGGCTTCTGGACGGGTCCTCTGCCGCGGGGTCCGGCGCCTGCGCCGGTACCGCCCGGACCGCCGGGGCCGCGAATCGGCGCGGCAGGCGCCGCGGGCCGTTCGTTCAATCGGTCAGATGCCCGAGACATATGGAATCGCCCCCTCTCCGAATTGCGAACGGCAAATATCGCGATATACCGCGCAGCCCTGCAGCAGCTCTTCATGCGTGCCGAGTCCGACCAGCTCGCCGTCGTCGAGCACGGCGATCCGGTCGGCATCGATAACCGAGGAGATGCGCTGCGCGATCAGCAGGCAGGTCGGCTTCGAGCCAAAGTCTTTGAGCGCCGACTTGACCTTGCCCTCCGTGACGGCGTCGAGCGCGCTCGTACAGTCGTCCAGAATCAGAATCCGGGGATGACGGATCAAGGCGCGGGCAATGGAAAGCCGCTGCTTCTGTCCGCCGGACAGATTGACGCCGCCCTGGCCGAGCATCGCATCGTAGCCGCCCGGAAGCGCCATGATGAATTCGTGCGCGCTGGCCGCCTTCGCCGCCGCTTCAAGATCCGACTGCGCAGCGGAATCGTCGCCCCAGCGCAGGTTGTCGGCGACCGTACCGGTGAAAAG from the Cohnella hashimotonis genome contains:
- a CDS encoding MDR family MFS transporter — protein: MSASAQQNPIADGERPFSLKAILPPLMAIIVGMIMVILDSTVVNNAIPKLVDYFHTDLKTIQWTVTGYTLALSAVIPLAGWMTDKFGSKQIFMLTIALFTAGSLLCGIAQTPEQLILFRVIQGLGGGMVAPIGMAMVFKIAPPERRGSIMGVLGIPMLMAPAFGPVLSGWLVDSVSWHYIFIINLPIGIIALILASKYLPRSDRHAAPHLDVVGMCLAPIAFSMLAYGVSEGGTSWTQASTITGLGVGGIALIVFIFVELRQKQPLLELKVFKSTDFTRSIVLTWIVQLALFGAMLIVPLYLQGVMRYSALETGWILMPQALCAGIGMPISGRLFDKIGARPLAFAGLTVISVSLFVLSGITVDTPLWKIILCICFIGLGMGFSMMPLNTHVLNSAPRRLVSRVTPLTTAAQQVVVSFAVAGLTGYLTSQIASHAAGAGADANPLSAVVAGYGDTFFLSACIVTGGVALTLLLRKPKQLDEGAAGGDKPDPAMMAGH
- a CDS encoding ABC transporter ATP-binding protein, with protein sequence MANPSESDEKCPALGQNDTIALEGVSRSFGDRTILKEVSLRIRRGELFGLLGPSGSGKTTLIKLITGIDAADDGQIRVLGYTVPSLPLLGKIGYMAQSDALYGELTAKENLAFFGAMFELRGVRLTERIGEVLSIVGLAEDAGKLVSRFSGGMKRRLSLAVTLLHQPELLILDEPTVGIDPTLRVSIWASLLALRERGTTILLTTHVMDEAERCDRIGLIRDGSLTAVGSPADLKARTGAATIEEAFIRLGGERS
- a CDS encoding ABC transporter permease is translated as MRSRALTVRIVRQFMRDKRTLALLFVAPLFIMTLVYCIFGGAGSAPKIGTAGLPDTVAGALGASSASIVPYDSEADARSDLDDRKLDAVLTIKEGKPTLLLEGSDPSRSRAVLLAISAMERSTASAAITPEVAYLHGKPGMSSFDAFGPVMIGFFSFFFVFLLAGVAFLRERTIGTMERLLATPIRRHEVVLGYLGGFGLFAILQSVLVACFAIYALGMIMTGSIWLILLVNLLLTLTALTLGTLLSAFAGSEFQIIQFVPVVIVPQAFFSGLFPLDGMSPWLHKLTYLMPLYYGGDALRDIMIRGEGIGGIAIDVAVLLGFSLLFAALNVVALKKQRAI
- a CDS encoding TetR/AcrR family transcriptional regulator gives rise to the protein MIANDESMEPWMKELLQEGSSGDSQPVKTEKQARILAAAIEVFAAKGYAGSSTSEIAQRAGVAEGTIFRHYRTKKDLLVSIVTPAMMRMMAPFVIRGFGDVLDAEHDSFEQFVRRMIDNRIEFVSRNKRLFRIVAQELPFHPEMREQFKSIILTQVLARMTVVVENFQRAGKIASMPPHTVARLTASTLIGYVLPRMLVAGEAAWDDEAEREATVSFLVKGLSP
- a CDS encoding metal-dependent hydrolase, whose product is MIVTFLGHACVKLEHNGRSLIIDPYLTGNPLASASEADIQADHILLTHGHGDHVGDTVAIAKRTGAQVVGTPELATFLGWQGVSNTVGMNIGGTYDLGYAKVKMVQAFHSSGYTLTDEQRIVYLGMPTGLIVTWDGLTILHAGDTGLFGDMKMIGERHDIDLAFIPIGDHFTMGPEDALTAAEWLKPKQVVPVHFDTFPPIRQDADAYARALEQKGIKGTVLKPGDRLEL
- a CDS encoding divergent PAP2 family protein, which codes for MSLLANFPLIAAIVSILSAQAVKAPIQFVGRRSWQTGMAFSTGGMPSSHSAAMAGLATALGIEDGLDSPAFAVAAVVGMIIMFDAAGVRRHAGLQASVLNRFLRKMPDLHGELHPVKELKELLGHRPIEVFAGAIWGIGIGVAVYYLFYA
- a CDS encoding cold-inducible protein YdjO-related protein — protein: MTPAAERPILGQLTLNRFLKGRHPRLTSQDEGGKLFLTKIWKCKSPDCKAWVREEFATEEQKCPMCKGDMLRTMKHLPALVKKVKSRSR
- a CDS encoding ABC transporter ATP-binding protein encodes the protein MSRASDRLNERPAAPAAPIRGPGGPGGTGAGAGPRGRGPVQKPKAFGQTVRRLLSYLRTERRLLAIVFLFTLASAGAALLGPYLIGRAIDAMHGPGSVDFGALHVLFALMAAAYAMDASLTFVQSWLMAGVSQRAVSRLRSGLFAKLHGLPLSYFDTRRHGEIMSRLSNDIDNVSTSLSQTVVQLMAGAVAIVGSLVMMLVLSPLLTLAGLVTAPLVYLLARVVTRRTGRLFKEQQAYLGRLNGQIEESVTGLSLVKAFGRESRSVAEFDEVNRSLSEIGIRAQIWSGLLMPLLSVINNIGFATVAVVGSVLAVKGHISVGVIASFLSYSRQFARPLNDIANVYNVLQSGVAGAERVFEVLDEREEAGDRPDAAELAPGSLDVVFEDVSFGYNPARPILNGVSFEAQSGTSVALVGPTGAGKTTIVQLLNRFYDVTEGAIRIGGRDIRDYTRSSLRSAFGVVLQDTYLFSGTIRDNIKYGNPGASDEEMIESAKLVGADAFIKRLPGRYDTQLSENGGSLSQGQKQLLAIARVMLARPSILILDEATSSVDTRTELQIQKALLTVMKGRTSFVIAHRLNTIRGADQILVIADGGIAERGTHEELLAHGGAYYRMFESQFGAGAAQGLSGGTSATGT